One Scomber scombrus chromosome 1, fScoSco1.1, whole genome shotgun sequence DNA segment encodes these proteins:
- the LOC133984613 gene encoding LIM and senescent cell antigen-like-containing domain protein 1 isoform X3 translates to MLGVAGMTGSIANALANAACERCKSGFAPTEKIVNSNGELYHEQCFVCAQCFQQFPEGLFYEFEGRKYCEHDFQMLFAPCCHQCGEFIIGRVIKAMNNSWHPDCFCCDICQAVLADVGFVKNAGRHLCRPCHNREKARGLGKYICQKCHAIIEEQPLIFKNDPYHPDHFNCNNCGKELTAEARELKGELFCLPCHDKMGVPICGACRRPIEGRVVNAMGKQWHVEHFVCAKCEKPFLGHRHYERKGLAYCETHYNQLFGDVCYHCNRVIEGDVVSALNKAWCVTCFSCSTCNTKLTLKDKFVEIDLKPVCKHCYERMPEELKRRLARCERDAKDRKKKPAVCL, encoded by the exons ATGCTGGGGGTGGCAGGAATGACGGGCAG CATTGCTAATGCCCTGGCCAATGCGGCCTGTGAGCGATGTAAGAGTGGCTTTGCTCCGACTGAGAAGATTGTCAATAGTAATGGCGAGCTGTACCATGAGCAGTGCTTTGTGTGTGCCCAGTGTTTCCAGCAGTTTCCAGAGGGACTCTTCTATGAG tttgAAGGCAGGAAATACTGTGAACATGACTTTCAGATGCTCTTTGCACCGTGCTGTCATCAGTGTG GGGAGTTCATCATTGGTCGTGTCATTAAGGCCATGAACAATAGTTGGCACCCTGACTGCTTCTGCTGTGACATTTGCCAGGCTGTGCTTGCAGACGTGGGGTTTGTCAAAAATGCTGGCAG GCACCTGTGTCGCCCGTGCCATAACCGCGAGAAGGCTCGTGGACTGGGCAAGTACATCTGCCAGAAGTGTCATGCCATCATTGAAGAGCAGCCACTGATCTTTAAGAATGACCCCTATCACCCAGACCACTTCAACTGCAACAATTGCGG GAAGGAACTGACGGCTGAAGCCAGGGAACTGAAGGGAGAGCTTTTCTGTTTGCCCTGCCACGACAAGATGGGTGTGCCCATCTGTGGTGCTTGTAGGAGACCCATCGAGGGCCGTGTTGTCAATGCGATGGGCAAGCAATGGCATGTAGAG CATTTTGTGTGCGCCAAGTGTGAGAAGCCTTTCCTTGGTCATCGGCATTATGAGAGGAAGGGGTTGGCTTACTGTGAGACACATTATAACCAG CTCTTTGGTGATGTGTGCTATCACTGCAACCGTGTGATTGAGGGCGATG TGGTGTCTGCTCTCAACAAGGCCTGGTGTGTCACTTGTTTCTCGTGCTCCACCTGCAACACAAAACTCACTCTCAA AGATAAGTTTGTTGAAATTGACCTGAAGCCAGTGTGCAAGCACTGCTATGAGCGCATGCCTGAGGAGCTGAAACGTCGTCTGGCCCGATGTGAACGTGATGCCAAAGACCGCAAGAAAAaacctgctgtctgtctgtag
- the LOC133984613 gene encoding LIM and senescent cell antigen-like-containing domain protein 1 isoform X2, whose protein sequence is MSSALCVPSVSSSFQRDSSMSLKAGNTVNMTFRCSLHRAVISVAMNNSWHPDCFCCDICQAVLADVGFVKNAGRHLCRPCHNREKARGLGKYICQKCHAIIEEQPLIFKNDPYHPDHFNCNNCGKELTAEARELKGELFCLPCHDKMGVPICGACRRPIEGRVVNAMGKQWHVEHFVCAKCEKPFLGHRHYERKGLAYCETHYNQLFGDVCYHCNRVIEGDVVSALNKAWCVTCFSCSTCNTKLTLKNKFVEFDMKPVCKKCYEKFPLELKKRLKKLAESLGRK, encoded by the exons ATGAGCAGTGCTTTGTGTGTGCCCAGTGTTTCCAGCAGTTTCCAGAGGGACTCTTCTATGAG tttgAAGGCAGGAAATACTGTGAACATGACTTTCAGATGCTCTTTGCACCGTGCTGTCATCAGTGTG GCCATGAACAATAGTTGGCACCCTGACTGCTTCTGCTGTGACATTTGCCAGGCTGTGCTTGCAGACGTGGGGTTTGTCAAAAATGCTGGCAG GCACCTGTGTCGCCCGTGCCATAACCGCGAGAAGGCTCGTGGACTGGGCAAGTACATCTGCCAGAAGTGTCATGCCATCATTGAAGAGCAGCCACTGATCTTTAAGAATGACCCCTATCACCCAGACCACTTCAACTGCAACAATTGCGG GAAGGAACTGACGGCTGAAGCCAGGGAACTGAAGGGAGAGCTTTTCTGTTTGCCCTGCCACGACAAGATGGGTGTGCCCATCTGTGGTGCTTGTAGGAGACCCATCGAGGGCCGTGTTGTCAATGCGATGGGCAAGCAATGGCATGTAGAG CATTTTGTGTGCGCCAAGTGTGAGAAGCCTTTCCTTGGTCATCGGCATTATGAGAGGAAGGGGTTGGCTTACTGTGAGACACATTATAACCAG CTCTTTGGTGATGTGTGCTATCACTGCAACCGTGTGATTGAGGGCGATG TGGTGTCTGCTCTCAACAAGGCCTGGTGTGTCACTTGTTTCTCGTGCTCCACCTGCAACACAAAACTCACTCTCAA GAACAAGTTTGTTGAGTTTGACATGAAGCCTGTTTGTAAAAAATGTTATGAGAAGTTTCCTTTGGAGCTGAAGAAAAGGCTCAAGAAGCTGGCCGAGTCTTTAGGACGCAAGTAA
- the LOC133984613 gene encoding LIM and senescent cell antigen-like-containing domain protein 1 isoform X1, which translates to MLGVAGMTGSIANALANAACERCKSGFAPTEKIVNSNGELYHEQCFVCAQCFQQFPEGLFYEFEGRKYCEHDFQMLFAPCCHQCGEFIIGRVIKAMNNSWHPDCFCCDICQAVLADVGFVKNAGRHLCRPCHNREKARGLGKYICQKCHAIIEEQPLIFKNDPYHPDHFNCNNCGKELTAEARELKGELFCLPCHDKMGVPICGACRRPIEGRVVNAMGKQWHVEHFVCAKCEKPFLGHRHYERKGLAYCETHYNQLFGDVCYHCNRVIEGDVVSALNKAWCVTCFSCSTCNTKLTLKNKFVEFDMKPVCKKCYEKFPLELKKRLKKLAESLGRK; encoded by the exons ATGCTGGGGGTGGCAGGAATGACGGGCAG CATTGCTAATGCCCTGGCCAATGCGGCCTGTGAGCGATGTAAGAGTGGCTTTGCTCCGACTGAGAAGATTGTCAATAGTAATGGCGAGCTGTACCATGAGCAGTGCTTTGTGTGTGCCCAGTGTTTCCAGCAGTTTCCAGAGGGACTCTTCTATGAG tttgAAGGCAGGAAATACTGTGAACATGACTTTCAGATGCTCTTTGCACCGTGCTGTCATCAGTGTG GGGAGTTCATCATTGGTCGTGTCATTAAGGCCATGAACAATAGTTGGCACCCTGACTGCTTCTGCTGTGACATTTGCCAGGCTGTGCTTGCAGACGTGGGGTTTGTCAAAAATGCTGGCAG GCACCTGTGTCGCCCGTGCCATAACCGCGAGAAGGCTCGTGGACTGGGCAAGTACATCTGCCAGAAGTGTCATGCCATCATTGAAGAGCAGCCACTGATCTTTAAGAATGACCCCTATCACCCAGACCACTTCAACTGCAACAATTGCGG GAAGGAACTGACGGCTGAAGCCAGGGAACTGAAGGGAGAGCTTTTCTGTTTGCCCTGCCACGACAAGATGGGTGTGCCCATCTGTGGTGCTTGTAGGAGACCCATCGAGGGCCGTGTTGTCAATGCGATGGGCAAGCAATGGCATGTAGAG CATTTTGTGTGCGCCAAGTGTGAGAAGCCTTTCCTTGGTCATCGGCATTATGAGAGGAAGGGGTTGGCTTACTGTGAGACACATTATAACCAG CTCTTTGGTGATGTGTGCTATCACTGCAACCGTGTGATTGAGGGCGATG TGGTGTCTGCTCTCAACAAGGCCTGGTGTGTCACTTGTTTCTCGTGCTCCACCTGCAACACAAAACTCACTCTCAA GAACAAGTTTGTTGAGTTTGACATGAAGCCTGTTTGTAAAAAATGTTATGAGAAGTTTCCTTTGGAGCTGAAGAAAAGGCTCAAGAAGCTGGCCGAGTCTTTAGGACGCAAGTAA
- the nkpd1 gene encoding NTPase KAP family P-loop domain-containing protein 1: MFVCFLNLLSDNSYAYALSKTLTKVSSPATVGLYSSCQDRLNMILKQMEVYMEKEALEIEQNYKRTPRPRSVTPSFTGFLALIGRLLFYNPIWTQENLNHHNIRFIYVHFSAWHFAGSDVLWAGLVLRLFQAMRMNFGILQMVLYRVAQYEEEDEIKKKIVEDGPKNWRSKKICCCPLWLLLLCILVVPVIILIFWLTHGFPKPEVAQNGTVNGTTNEVGVLEGLVIAALGVPAASALRYIFLIGKNLIFSQDLNIRRGMDNERVSKQLGFMNEVRKEMWFLCRFIQFMEVFERRRIRVVLKITNLGHCSPKKIVGVLDAVNILLSDEESPFISILAVNPEVIVEKVNFADGCYSKEDRAYAFLNRIITLAFTVPPLCNVSKRILFCNLTSNSKILEDKNNMCHKSSSSSDLSSVEKGSKTNESHPLLDKTLQVKEEEVEILVKNILNRNERRLNKYMLDDVMSMRRVINSIRVTVIIMKALKIEGPAQSDKVAPWVVLANQWPCRLSWIIQCVEDAQQRADIERAAITDDSKTLWQVFSESRAELYVMSAQIEELLEHDGDPEMFEKFLKVDFQFIIKDLKILEVATVNLDPTIRKELAQLRGTSRLKDSGWMRNLAPLPIATIINMDTEDVCNELERMKYPRKYIDIVKSNNLNGSALVFGDAEELKDLLGMNFGEWATFRLHFLGLPSHLRQQHKNMLSTPSHSQSQLPILHPSTLIGPQSG; the protein is encoded by the exons TGTACATGGAGAAAGAGGCTTTGGAGATTGAGCAAAATTACAAAAGAACACCAAGGCCTCGCTCAGTTACACCTTCATTTACTGGCTTCCTAGCACTCATTGGCCGACTCCTCTTCTACAATCCCATTTGGACTCAAGAGAACTTGAACCACCATAACATCAGGTTCATTTATGTGCATTTTAGTGCCTGGCATTTTGCAGGCAGTGATGTACTGTGGGCCGGGCTGGTCTTACGCTTGTTTCAGGCCATGCGGATGAACTTTGGGATATTACAGATGGTACTGTACCGTGTGGCTCAAtatgaggaagaggatgaaatCAAAAAGAAG ATTGTGGAAGATGGTCCTAAGAATTGGAGGTCCAAGAAGATTTGCTGCTGCCCTCTGTGGCTTCTCCTCCTGTGCATTCTTGTGGTTCCAGTAATCATACTAATATTCTGGCTGACACATGGTTTTCCCAAACCTGAGGTGGCACAAAACGGGACAGTTAATGGAACAACAAATGAGGTGGGTGTACTGGAAGGACTGGTCATTGCTGCATTGGGAGTCCCTGCAGCAAGTGCGTTGAGGTATATTTTTCTGATAGGTAAGAACTTAATCTTCAGTCAGGATCTGAACATCAGGAGGGGGATGGACAATGAACGGGTCAGTAAACAGCTGGGCTTCATGAACGAAGTTAGGAAGGAAATGTGGTTCCTGTGTCGCTTCATTCAGTTTATGGAGGTCTTTGAGAGGAGAAGGATCCGAGTGGTGCTGAAGATCACCAATCTTGGCCACTGCTCCCCCAAGAAAATTGTTGGAGTTTTAGATGCTGTCAATATTCTGCTTTCAGATGAGGAAAGTCCATTCATTTCCATTCTGGCCGTCAACCCAGAAGTTATCGTAGAGAAGGTGAACTTTGCAGATGGTTGCTACAGTAAAGAGGACAGAGCTTACGCATTCTTGAACCGCATCATTACTCTGGCATTCACAGTCCCACCACTGTGCAATGTTTCAAAGCGCATCTTATTTTGTAACCTGACCAGCAATTCAAAAATCCTTGAGGACAAAAACAATATGTGCCATAAAAGTAGTTCTTCCTCAGATTTATCTTCAGTGGAGAAGGGATCGAAGACAAATGAATCACATCCACTGTTGGATAAAACACTGCAGgtaaaggaggaggaagtggagatACTGGTAAAGAACATCCTGAACAGGAATGAAAGAAGGCTAAACAAGTACATGTTAGATGATGTTATGTCAATGAGGAGAGTGATCAACTCCATTCGAGTGACTGTGATAATCATGAAAGCCTTGAAGATAGAAGGCCCTGCTCAATCAGATAAAGTTGCACCATGGGTTGTCTTGGCTAATCAGTGGCCCTGCCGACTTAGCTGGATCATCCAGTGTGTGGAAGATGCTCAGCAGAGAGCAGATATTGAGAGAGCGGCTATCACTGATGATTCAAAGACCTTATGGCAAGTCTTCAGCGAGTCCAGAGCAGAGCTATATGTGATGAGTGCACAGATTGAGGAACTCCTCGAGCACGATGGAGATCCTGAGATGTTTGAGAAATTTCTCAAAGTAGATTTCCAGTTCATCATAAAGGACTTGAAGATTTTAGAAGTGGCAACAGTGAATCTTGATCCTACAATTAGGAAAGAGTTGGCCCAACTCAGAGGGACATCCAGATTGAAAGATTCCGGTTGGATGAGGAACCTAGCTCCACTGCCAATCGCAACTATAATCAACATGGATACAGAGGATGTATGTAATGAG TTAGAGAGAATGAAATACCCCAGGAagtatattgatattgtgaaaAGCAATAACCTCAACGGCTCTGCGCTGGTCTTTGGTGACGCAGAAGAACTCAAAGACCTCCTAGGTATGAACTTTGGTGAATGGGCAACTTTCAGACTGCACTTCCTGGGTTTGCCATCACATCTTCGACAACAACACAAGAACATGCTGTCAACGCCTTCTCACTCTCAGAGCCAGCTGCCTATTTTACATCCATCAACACTCATCGGACCCCAGTCTGGTTAA
- the LOC133984603 gene encoding F-box/LRR-repeat protein 3-like, whose amino-acid sequence MKRGLQGNEQEDGGGTSSGSQETLKRPCKQRRDKDCEGEGVHWECLPQEILLHIFQYLPLLDRAYASQVCRSWNQAFHMPELWRCFEFELNQPASSYLKATHPDLIKQIIKRHSNHLQYVSFKVDSSRESAEAACDILSQLVNCSLKTLGLISTARPSFMELPKSHFISALTVVFVNSKSLSSLKIDDTPVDDPSLKVLVANSSDTLKLLKMSSCPHVSPAGILCVADQCHGLRELALNYHLLSDELLIALSSEKHVHLEHLRIDVVSDNPGQQFHTIKKSSWDAMMRHSPKFNLVMYFFLYENEFGPFFCDEIPVTHLYFGRSVSKDVLGRVGLTCPRLVELVVCANGLRPLDEELIRIAQRCKHLSAIGLGECEVSCSAFVEFVKMCGDRLTQLSIMEEVLVPDHRYGLDDIHWEVSKHLGRVWFPDMMPTW is encoded by the exons ATGAAACGAGGTCTTCAAGGGAATGAGCAGGAGGACGGAGGTGGCACCAGCAGTGGGTCTCAGGAGACTCTTAAACGGCCCTGCAAGCAGAGGAGAGATAAAGATTGTGAAGGGGAGGGAGTCCACTGGGAGTGTCTGCCACAGGAGATCCTGCTCCACATCTTCCAGTACCTGCCTCTGCTGGATAGGGCTTACGCTTCTCAG GTGTGCCGGAGCTGGAACCAGGCGTTTCATATGCCAGAGCTGTGGCGGTGCTTTGAGTTTGAGTTGAACCAGCCAGCCAGCTCCTACTTGAAGGCCACACACCCGGATCTCATCAAGCAGATAATTAAAAGGCACTCCAACCACCTGCAGTATGTCAGCTTCAAG GTTGACAGTAGCAGAGAGTCTGCAGAAGCAGCCTGCGACATCCTCTCTCAGCTCGTGAATTGTTCTTTGAAAACGTTGGGGCTCATCTCCACCGCCCGGCCCAGTTTCATGGAGCTGCCCAAG TCTCACTTCATCTCAGCACTGACGGTAGTTTTTGTGAACTCCAAATCTCTGTCCTCCCTGAAGATCGATGACACACCCGTGGATGACCCCTCCCTCAAAGTCCTGGTGGCTAATAGCAGTGACACGCTCAAACTGCTGAAAATGAGTAGTTGTCCGCATGTTTCCCCTGCAG GCATCCTGTGTGTGGCTGATCAGTGCCACGGCTTGAGAGAACTGGCCCTCAACTACCATCTGCTGAGTGATGAACTTCTTATCGCGCTCTCCTCAGAGAAGCATGTTCACCTTGAGCACCTTCGCATCGACGTGGTCAGTGATAATCCAGGCCAGCAGTTCCACACCATCAAAAAGAGCAGCTGGGACGCCATGATGCGCCACTCTCCTAAATTCAATCTGGTCATGTACTTCTTTCTCTACGAGAACGAGTTCGGACCCTTCTTCTGCGACGAGATCCCCGTCACGCACCTGTACTTCGGCCGCTCCGTCAGTAAAGACGTGCTGGGCCGCGTTGGGCTCACCTGCCCCCGTCTGGTGGAGCTGGTGGTGTGTGCCAATGGGCTGCGGCCGCTGGATGAAGAGCTGATCCGCATCGCCCAGCGCTGCAAGCATCTGTCGGCCATCGGCTTGGGAGAGTGCGAAGTGTCCTGCAGCGCCTTTGTGGAGTTCGTCAAGATGTGCGGAGACAGACTGACACAGCTATCCATCATGGAGGAAGTGCTGGTACCTGATCACCGCTATGGGCTGGATGACATTCACTGGGAGGTGTCGAAGCATTTGGGTCGTGTCTGGTTCCCCGACATGATGCCTACCTGGTAG